A portion of the Flavobacterium limnophilum genome contains these proteins:
- a CDS encoding Crp/Fnr family transcriptional regulator: MKELLKQTYGYIFEDKLIDEIAETSLLRDFKEGDVLIDFGDAIRKMPLLISGAIKILREDFDEGELLLYFIEKGDTCAMTMACCLGETKSEIRAVAEKKGTVVMIPINKMEEWLGKYKSWRNFVFNSYNNRLKEMLSAIDNLAFMNMEERLLNYLKEKVKINNSNEINNTHQEIAYDLHTSRVVVSRLLKALENKGKIKLNRSSIVLLK, from the coding sequence ATGAAAGAACTACTAAAACAAACCTACGGATACATTTTTGAAGACAAACTAATCGATGAAATTGCCGAAACCTCCTTGCTTCGGGATTTCAAGGAAGGCGATGTCCTGATTGATTTTGGCGATGCCATAAGGAAAATGCCTTTGCTCATCTCGGGAGCCATCAAGATATTGCGCGAAGACTTTGACGAAGGCGAATTGCTGTTGTATTTTATCGAAAAAGGCGACACTTGTGCGATGACCATGGCTTGCTGTTTGGGTGAAACCAAAAGCGAAATCAGGGCCGTGGCCGAAAAAAAAGGAACCGTGGTAATGATACCCATCAACAAAATGGAAGAGTGGCTAGGAAAGTACAAAAGCTGGCGAAACTTCGTTTTCAATAGTTACAACAATCGTTTAAAAGAAATGCTTTCGGCTATTGACAATCTGGCGTTTATGAATATGGAAGAACGCTTGTTGAATTACCTCAAGGAAAAAGTAAAAATCAACAATTCCAACGAAATCAACAATACCCACCAAGAGATTGCCTATGACTTGCATACTTCCAGGGTCGTGGTTTCGCGCTTGTTGAAAGCATTGGAAAACAAGGGAAAAATCAAGTTGAACCGCTCTTCGATTGTACTGTTGAAGTGA
- a CDS encoding sulfite exporter TauE/SafE family protein, whose product METSQTIGYVLAVFVGMTLGMLGSGGSILSVPILVYVMGIEPVLATAYSLFVIGTTSLVGGIHKAKQQLVDFKKVVLFGIPAVISVFMTRKILVPKIPEIIFSTENFTLSKSILIMVVFAVVMVVASVRMIKPFKEKAIIENEKLNYFRITLMGILIGLLSGFVGAGGGFLIVPTLLLLTKTPMKMAVGTSLFIVSSQSLIGFTGDIMGNQVIDWELLLFFTVASIVGIFIGNFISKKMKEEKLKTGFGWFVLAMGIYIILRELFWS is encoded by the coding sequence ATGGAAACCTCTCAAACAATCGGATACGTTTTGGCCGTTTTTGTCGGCATGACATTGGGAATGCTGGGCAGTGGCGGATCCATACTTTCGGTTCCTATTTTGGTTTACGTGATGGGCATTGAACCCGTATTGGCTACTGCTTATTCTTTGTTTGTCATTGGCACGACCTCTTTGGTAGGTGGAATTCACAAAGCCAAGCAACAATTGGTGGATTTCAAAAAGGTAGTTTTGTTTGGAATCCCGGCGGTAATTTCGGTCTTTATGACTCGAAAAATACTCGTGCCCAAAATCCCCGAGATTATCTTTTCGACCGAGAATTTCACGTTGAGCAAGTCCATCCTGATTATGGTTGTTTTTGCGGTTGTAATGGTTGTTGCTTCCGTTAGGATGATAAAACCGTTTAAGGAAAAAGCAATTATCGAGAATGAAAAACTCAATTATTTCAGGATAACCTTGATGGGAATTCTTATCGGATTGCTTTCGGGATTTGTCGGGGCTGGCGGTGGATTCTTGATTGTTCCCACTTTGTTGTTGTTGACAAAAACACCCATGAAAATGGCTGTTGGAACTTCCCTTTTCATAGTTTCTTCCCAATCGTTGATTGGCTTTACGGGAGACATTATGGGAAATCAAGTCATTGATTGGGAGTTGTTGCTGTTCTTCACGGTGGCATCAATCGTGGGGATTTTTATTGGGAATTTTATTTCCAAAAAGATGAAAGAAGAAAAACTAAAAACCGGTTTTGGTTGGTTTGTGCTCGCCATGGGAATTTATATTATCCTGAGAGAGCTTTTTTGGTCATAA
- a CDS encoding MBL fold metallo-hydrolase: MKIEQIYTGCLAQGAYYIESNGEVAIIDPLREVQPYIDRANKDNAKIKYIFETHFHADFVSGHVTLAEKTGAPIIYGPTAKTKFEAHIAKDGEVFQLGEITITVLHTPGHTLESSCYLLKDKDGKDYALFSGDTLFLGDVGRPDLAQKVSNMTKEELAGILFDSLRTKVMTLADDVIVYPAHGAGSACGKNLSKETVGTIGEQKQVNYALRANMTKKEFIQEVTDGLLPPPLYFPLNAKLNKEGYENVEDIIRDAVAYDAEAFEMVANEIDTVILDVRHQDDYAKGHIPKSIFIGIDGDFAPWVGALIPDIKQPILLIAPLGREEESILRLARVGYDNTLGYLKGGFDTWKNEGLEYDTVSSVSAGMLEEVLEEAGEEHQKIPVFDVRKDGEYAAEHITDVPSTPLDTINDHLAEFPKEEEFYLHCAGGYRSMIAASILKARGYHNVINVAGGFNAIKKTSIKTTNFVCPTTLK; the protein is encoded by the coding sequence ATGAAAATAGAACAAATTTATACAGGTTGTTTGGCGCAAGGTGCATATTATATCGAGAGTAATGGAGAAGTGGCCATTATTGATCCGTTGCGTGAAGTGCAACCGTATATTGACAGAGCCAATAAGGATAATGCCAAAATCAAATATATTTTTGAAACCCATTTCCATGCCGATTTCGTAAGCGGCCATGTCACTTTGGCCGAGAAAACGGGCGCTCCAATAATTTATGGCCCCACTGCAAAGACCAAGTTCGAGGCTCATATTGCCAAAGATGGCGAAGTTTTTCAATTGGGCGAAATTACCATTACTGTTTTGCACACGCCGGGACACACCCTGGAAAGTTCCTGTTATCTCTTAAAAGACAAAGACGGCAAGGATTATGCTCTTTTTAGCGGTGACACCTTGTTTTTGGGTGACGTGGGGCGTCCTGATTTGGCACAAAAAGTGTCCAACATGACCAAGGAAGAACTGGCCGGCATTTTATTCGATAGTTTGAGAACCAAGGTAATGACTTTGGCCGATGACGTGATTGTTTATCCAGCGCACGGTGCAGGAAGTGCTTGCGGAAAAAATTTGAGCAAGGAAACCGTGGGTACCATTGGCGAACAAAAACAGGTCAACTATGCGCTTCGTGCCAACATGACCAAGAAAGAATTCATCCAGGAAGTCACCGATGGATTATTGCCTCCGCCCCTTTATTTCCCGTTGAATGCCAAACTCAATAAAGAAGGCTATGAAAACGTGGAAGACATTATCAGGGATGCCGTTGCCTATGATGCCGAAGCCTTTGAAATGGTGGCCAATGAAATCGACACGGTAATCCTGGATGTACGCCATCAGGATGATTATGCCAAAGGACACATTCCTAAATCCATTTTCATAGGAATCGATGGCGATTTTGCTCCTTGGGTTGGGGCTTTGATTCCCGACATTAAGCAACCAATTCTTTTAATCGCTCCGTTGGGCAGGGAAGAGGAAAGCATCCTGAGACTGGCACGAGTGGGTTATGACAATACTTTAGGCTATCTAAAAGGAGGTTTCGACACCTGGAAAAACGAAGGCTTGGAATACGATACCGTCAGCTCGGTTTCGGCAGGAATGCTGGAGGAAGTATTGGAAGAAGCAGGGGAAGAACATCAAAAAATACCCGTTTTTGACGTTCGAAAAGACGGAGAATACGCTGCAGAACACATAACTGACGTTCCTTCGACACCTTTGGACACCATCAACGACCATTTAGCCGAATTTCCGAAAGAAGAAGAATTCTATTTGCATTGTGCCGGCGGTTATCGTTCGATGATTGCGGCTTCAATCTTAAAAGCCCGAGGCTATCACAACGTAATTAACGTGGCTGGCGGATTCAATGCTATCAAAAAAACATCCATAAAAACAACCAATTTTGTTTGTCCGACAACGTTGAAATAA
- the trxA gene encoding thioredoxin has protein sequence MSTSFENIIQSEKPVLIDFFATWCGPCKMLAPVLKEVKDSLGERITILKIDVDKNQALSTKYQVRGVPTMILFQNGKQLWRQSGVLTKEEIIKNIVEKSN, from the coding sequence ATGAGTACTAGTTTCGAAAATATCATCCAATCGGAAAAGCCGGTTTTAATTGATTTTTTTGCCACTTGGTGTGGACCATGCAAGATGTTGGCTCCCGTTTTAAAAGAGGTGAAAGACAGTTTGGGAGAGCGCATTACCATATTAAAAATTGATGTGGACAAAAATCAGGCATTGTCTACCAAATATCAAGTTCGCGGTGTTCCCACCATGATTTTATTTCAAAACGGAAAGCAGTTATGGCGACAATCCGGCGTTTTGACCAAGGAAGAAATCATTAAAAACATTGTGGAAAAAAGCAACTAA
- a CDS encoding DUF6132 family protein — protein sequence MTKKAIMITGIGIVVGAIAGYLYYYYVGCASGTCSITSKPLNSSLYGALMGGLLFNMFVKTPK from the coding sequence ATGACCAAGAAAGCAATCATGATTACCGGAATAGGAATAGTCGTTGGGGCAATTGCGGGCTATCTGTACTACTATTATGTAGGTTGTGCTTCCGGAACCTGTTCCATCACTTCAAAACCCTTGAACAGCTCGTTATACGGTGCTTTAATGGGCGGATTATTATTCAATATGTTTGTAAAAACACCAAAATAA
- a CDS encoding YgaP family membrane protein: MKKNMGSTDKIIRTLIALVIAVLYFTETISGTTALILLAFAIIFLITSFISFCPLYVPFGLSTSKKKE; the protein is encoded by the coding sequence ATGAAAAAAAACATGGGTTCCACAGACAAGATTATCCGCACTCTTATTGCATTGGTAATAGCCGTTTTATACTTCACGGAAACTATTAGCGGAACAACTGCACTAATTTTGTTGGCTTTCGCAATTATCTTTTTAATCACGAGTTTCATCAGTTTTTGCCCCTTGTATGTTCCTTTTGGATTATCCACTTCCAAAAAGAAAGAATAA
- a CDS encoding DUF202 domain-containing protein yields the protein MLEKQINKDLILRERLALQRTVLANQSTFLAFLRTSMYFFIAGLSLESLLKVEYSFGIEIFFFTSSFILFLIGVFNYFKHKKMIHDNEKHVGDYKMEYYEQ from the coding sequence ATGCTTGAAAAACAAATTAATAAAGACCTTATTTTAAGAGAACGATTGGCTTTGCAAAGAACTGTCTTAGCCAATCAATCGACATTTTTGGCGTTTTTGCGAACATCAATGTACTTTTTCATTGCGGGTTTAAGTTTGGAAAGTTTACTGAAAGTGGAATATAGTTTTGGTATCGAAATCTTCTTTTTCACCAGTTCTTTTATACTTTTTTTAATTGGCGTGTTCAATTATTTTAAACATAAAAAGATGATTCACGATAACGAAAAACACGTCGGCGATTACAAAATGGAATACTATGAGCAATGA
- a CDS encoding methyltransferase domain-containing protein, with protein MSNEKRLDQEYWDKQYTSNATGWDLGQVSPPIKAYIDTLEDKNISILIPGCGNTYEAEYLLQQGFNNVTLIDIAPTLVDKLLEKFKNNPNIKIVLGDFFVHQGKYDLIIEQTFFCALPPEMRQEYVSKMYQLLAEKGKIAGLLFNKTFEGGPPFGGSKAEYELLFNKHFEFLHMDMCQNSIKPRANSELFIELQKK; from the coding sequence ATGAGCAATGAAAAACGCTTAGATCAAGAATATTGGGACAAGCAATACACTTCCAATGCCACGGGTTGGGATTTAGGACAAGTTTCACCACCCATAAAAGCATACATTGACACTTTAGAAGACAAAAATATAAGTATTTTGATTCCCGGTTGCGGCAACACTTATGAAGCCGAATATCTCTTGCAACAAGGATTTAACAATGTTACCCTGATTGATATTGCGCCAACATTGGTAGATAAACTTCTTGAAAAATTCAAGAACAATCCCAATATCAAAATTGTGTTGGGCGATTTCTTTGTCCATCAAGGAAAATACGATTTGATTATCGAACAGACTTTTTTCTGTGCTTTGCCTCCGGAAATGCGTCAAGAATATGTGTCGAAAATGTACCAACTTTTGGCTGAAAAAGGGAAAATAGCAGGCTTGTTGTTCAATAAAACATTTGAAGGAGGCCCACCTTTTGGCGGAAGCAAAGCTGAATATGAATTGCTTTTTAATAAACATTTCGAGTTTTTGCATATGGATATGTGCCAAAACTCAATCAAGCCACGAGCCAATTCCGAGTTGTTTATTGAGTTGCAAAAGAAATAA
- a CDS encoding TetR/AcrR family transcriptional regulator, whose product MTTEEKIFNAARIVFQKKGFAGARMQEIADEAGINKAMLHYCFKNKELLFQAVFMNAFSQLAPQINEIFNSEDSIFDKIRKFTHSYISFVMLNPYLPQFVIQEMNNNPEFVMSFLTNENRPNPTLLIAQIEKEIASGIIKTIHPKQLLMNLISMTVFPFAAQMMIKGMLQISDKEFNAMMEERKTSIAEQIINSIKR is encoded by the coding sequence ATGACAACCGAAGAAAAAATATTCAATGCCGCCAGAATTGTTTTCCAAAAGAAAGGTTTTGCAGGTGCCAGAATGCAGGAAATAGCAGATGAAGCCGGTATCAACAAAGCGATGCTGCACTATTGTTTCAAGAACAAAGAGTTGCTGTTTCAAGCCGTTTTTATGAATGCCTTCAGTCAATTGGCACCTCAAATAAACGAGATTTTCAATTCTGAAGATTCTATTTTTGACAAAATCAGGAAATTTACCCATAGTTATATTTCATTTGTAATGCTGAATCCTTATTTGCCCCAATTTGTAATCCAGGAAATGAACAACAATCCCGAGTTTGTAATGTCGTTTTTAACGAATGAAAACAGACCCAATCCCACATTATTGATTGCTCAAATCGAAAAAGAAATCGCCAGCGGTATCATCAAAACCATCCATCCGAAGCAGCTTTTAATGAACCTGATTTCGATGACGGTTTTTCCTTTTGCCGCCCAAATGATGATTAAAGGAATGCTTCAAATTTCCGACAAAGAGTTTAATGCGATGATGGAAGAGCGAAAAACCAGCATCGCCGAACAAATCATAAATTCCATTAAAAGATGA
- a CDS encoding TolC family protein, which yields MRRIVFTSFLLAAFFSNAQQSLTLEDCYALANKNYPIAKQIELLQQKSDYEVNALQTGKLPKIDLVAQGSYQNQVTTIPNPILKPLNKDQYRANFDVNQLIYNGGLIDANTKLKEAQTKTQQQQVEVSLYQIKTRINQLYFSILLLQERKEILVSKQDQLVSKIKEVKSGIQYGAILPASEKVLEAENLKIKQQLSEIQFDKKRLFENLSSLTYTYVPETTTLQKPILIADETSQNNRPELKYFELQDQQIEASKIVISKNNLPKINAFGIAGYGNPGLNMVDNSYQPILMVGLRANWNVFDWNKSKAEKDALTVSADIVATEKETFLLNNSLQLQEMGNEIKKSEEIIKTDTEIIGLREYVEKSANAQLKNGVITTSEYLVEFTNLYEAKTNQKLHEIQLALAKANYQVVKGN from the coding sequence ATGAGACGAATAGTATTTACATCCTTTTTATTGGCTGCGTTTTTTTCCAATGCACAGCAATCATTGACCTTGGAAGATTGTTATGCTTTGGCCAATAAAAATTATCCCATTGCCAAACAAATTGAATTATTGCAACAAAAATCCGATTACGAAGTCAATGCTTTGCAAACCGGAAAACTCCCCAAAATAGATTTGGTGGCCCAAGGAAGCTACCAAAATCAAGTGACCACGATTCCAAATCCAATTCTAAAACCCTTAAATAAAGATCAATACCGAGCGAATTTTGACGTTAACCAACTCATTTACAATGGCGGATTGATTGATGCCAACACCAAACTAAAAGAAGCACAAACCAAAACGCAACAACAGCAAGTTGAAGTCAGTTTGTACCAAATCAAGACCCGAATTAACCAGTTGTATTTCTCGATTTTGCTATTGCAGGAACGAAAAGAAATCCTGGTTTCCAAACAAGATCAATTGGTTTCCAAAATAAAAGAGGTCAAGTCGGGAATTCAATATGGCGCCATTCTTCCAGCCTCGGAAAAAGTATTGGAAGCTGAAAACCTGAAAATTAAACAGCAACTTTCGGAGATTCAATTCGACAAAAAACGATTGTTTGAAAATCTTTCTTCCTTGACTTATACGTATGTTCCAGAAACGACAACTTTGCAAAAGCCAATCCTAATTGCGGACGAAACTTCCCAAAACAATCGTCCAGAATTGAAATATTTTGAATTGCAAGACCAACAAATTGAAGCCTCCAAGATAGTTATTTCCAAAAATAATTTGCCCAAAATAAATGCTTTTGGAATTGCAGGTTATGGAAATCCGGGATTGAATATGGTCGATAATTCATATCAACCCATTTTGATGGTGGGATTGAGGGCCAATTGGAATGTCTTTGACTGGAACAAATCGAAAGCCGAAAAAGATGCCTTGACAGTTTCAGCCGATATTGTGGCCACCGAAAAAGAAACCTTTTTGCTCAACAATTCCTTGCAATTGCAGGAAATGGGCAATGAAATCAAGAAGTCCGAGGAAATCATCAAAACCGATACGGAAATTATCGGTTTGAGGGAATATGTCGAAAAATCGGCAAATGCCCAATTGAAAAATGGCGTGATTACGACTTCCGAATATTTGGTGGAATTCACGAATTTATATGAGGCCAAGACCAATCAAAAGTTGCACGAAATCCAACTGGCATTGGCCAAGGCAAATTATCAAGTAGTAAAAGGAAATTAA
- a CDS encoding HlyD family secretion protein — protein MKKIITLIILASLVSCNKNNDKADGYGNFEATEVTISAEANGKIEYLKLEEGDILEPKTQVGLIDTTQLYFNKQQLMASKSTVYSKSANVLSQIKVLQEQLKTAQIEKKRIQNMFAENAATKRQVDEIDGKVSVIQEQIKSVETQNAPIVNEVKSIEVQIEKINYQIQKSKIINPIKGTVLAKYAEPNEVTAFGKPIYKIADISEMTLRIYVGETQLPQIKVGQNVTIKIDAEKEMKSYQGTISWIASSAEFTPKIVQTKEERVNLVYAVKVTVKNDGSLKIGMPAEMWIK, from the coding sequence ATGAAAAAAATAATCACACTTATAATTCTGGCAAGTTTAGTTTCCTGCAACAAGAACAACGATAAAGCCGATGGTTACGGGAATTTTGAAGCCACCGAAGTCACTATTTCGGCGGAAGCCAACGGAAAAATCGAATATCTGAAACTCGAAGAAGGAGATATTTTGGAACCAAAAACTCAAGTGGGTTTGATTGATACCACCCAATTGTATTTCAACAAACAACAATTGATGGCTTCGAAAAGTACCGTTTATTCCAAATCTGCCAATGTTTTGTCGCAAATTAAAGTCTTGCAGGAACAATTGAAAACAGCCCAAATTGAGAAAAAAAGAATCCAAAATATGTTTGCCGAAAATGCCGCCACCAAACGTCAAGTGGATGAAATTGACGGGAAAGTGAGTGTTATTCAAGAACAAATAAAAAGCGTGGAAACCCAAAACGCACCCATCGTCAACGAAGTAAAATCGATTGAGGTGCAAATCGAAAAAATCAACTACCAAATCCAGAAAAGCAAAATCATCAACCCCATAAAAGGAACGGTTTTGGCCAAATATGCCGAACCCAACGAAGTGACCGCTTTTGGGAAACCCATTTATAAAATTGCCGATATTTCGGAAATGACCTTGCGCATTTATGTCGGTGAAACCCAATTGCCCCAAATAAAAGTGGGTCAAAACGTGACCATAAAAATTGATGCCGAAAAAGAGATGAAATCTTATCAAGGAACGATTTCCTGGATTGCTTCATCGGCCGAATTCACCCCGAAAATTGTTCAAACCAAGGAAGAACGAGTGAACTTGGTTTATGCTGTGAAAGTTACAGTGAAAAACGACGGCAGTTTGAAAATAGGAATGCCTGCCGAAATGTGGATTAAATAA
- a CDS encoding cupin domain-containing protein: MNLKNLHTEDKPVQTKVVFEPTESKVISLQIASGGQLKEHITKVPALLVCISGDAVFQDEKGKSIELKSGDYVNIEANVKHWVDANEDSNLLVIK, encoded by the coding sequence ATGAACTTGAAAAATTTACATACAGAGGATAAACCCGTTCAAACAAAAGTAGTATTCGAACCTACTGAATCTAAAGTGATTTCATTGCAAATTGCGTCGGGCGGACAATTAAAAGAACACATTACAAAAGTTCCTGCTTTGCTAGTTTGCATATCCGGAGATGCTGTTTTTCAAGATGAAAAAGGGAAATCAATTGAATTGAAATCAGGAGATTACGTAAATATTGAAGCCAATGTAAAACATTGGGTAGATGCTAATGAAGACAGTAATTTATTAGTGATTAAATAA
- a CDS encoding ABC transporter ATP-binding protein → MSIQVQNISKSYNKIKAVEAISFEVKEGELFGLIGPDGAGKTTIFRILTTLLLANEGSATVAGRDVVKEYKSIRNSVGYMPGKFSLYQDLSVEENLTFFATIFGTTIEENYDLIKDIYVQIEPFKTRRAGALSGGMKQKLALCCALIHKPKVLFLDEPTTGVDPVSRKEFWEMLKRLQQKGITILVSTPYMDEAALCDRIALIQKGSILKIDSPENIIKNYDKVIYDVRTENMHQLILDLKKYPSQYSVFAFGEYIHYIDKKDDFDSKDLTAYLEKNKHSEIEISVSKPTVEDVFMDL, encoded by the coding sequence ATGAGCATCCAAGTCCAAAATATCTCCAAATCCTACAACAAAATCAAAGCTGTTGAAGCCATTTCTTTTGAAGTAAAGGAAGGGGAATTGTTTGGACTAATAGGTCCTGACGGAGCGGGAAAAACCACTATTTTCAGGATTTTGACCACACTTCTATTGGCCAATGAAGGTTCGGCAACAGTCGCTGGTCGTGATGTAGTGAAAGAGTATAAATCCATTCGGAATTCGGTGGGATATATGCCCGGAAAGTTTTCTTTGTACCAAGATTTATCCGTCGAGGAAAACTTGACTTTTTTTGCCACCATTTTTGGAACGACGATTGAAGAAAATTACGATTTAATAAAGGATATTTACGTTCAAATTGAACCTTTCAAAACGAGAAGAGCAGGAGCACTATCGGGAGGAATGAAGCAGAAACTGGCTTTGTGTTGTGCCTTGATCCACAAACCAAAGGTCTTGTTTCTCGACGAACCGACTACTGGAGTTGACCCTGTTTCCCGTAAAGAATTTTGGGAAATGCTGAAAAGATTGCAACAAAAAGGCATCACGATTTTGGTTTCAACGCCTTATATGGATGAAGCAGCTTTGTGTGACCGAATTGCCTTAATCCAAAAAGGGAGTATTTTGAAAATTGATTCACCAGAGAATATCATCAAAAATTACGACAAAGTTATTTATGATGTTCGAACCGAAAATATGCACCAATTGATTCTGGATTTGAAAAAGTATCCCAGTCAATACAGCGTTTTTGCCTTTGGGGAATACATTCATTATATTGACAAGAAAGACGATTTTGATTCAAAGGATTTGACGGCATATCTTGAAAAGAACAAGCATTCTGAAATTGAAATTAGTGTCTCAAAACCAACAGTTGAAGACGTTTTTATGGATTTGTAA
- a CDS encoding ABC transporter ATP-binding protein: protein MNKEKIIAVQNLTKQFGSFTAVNSISFDVYKGEIFGFLGANGAGKTTAMKMLIGISKPSSGEALVAGFDVKTNTEMVKRSIGYMSQKFSMYDDLTIKENITFFGGIYGLSRIQIKEKTTQLVTQLGLENSVDKLVGSLPLGWKQKLSFSVALLHEPKIVFLDEPTGGVDPITRRQFWEMIYAEAHKGTTIFVTTHYMDEAEYCDRVSIMVEGSIEALDTPKNLKKQYNVASMNEVFLKLARNVE from the coding sequence ATGAACAAAGAGAAAATCATAGCAGTTCAAAATCTAACCAAGCAATTTGGCAGCTTCACGGCGGTCAACAGTATTTCTTTTGACGTATATAAAGGTGAAATTTTTGGATTCCTTGGTGCCAATGGTGCCGGAAAAACCACTGCGATGAAAATGCTTATCGGGATTTCGAAACCTAGTTCGGGAGAGGCTTTGGTGGCGGGATTTGACGTGAAAACCAATACGGAAATGGTCAAGAGAAGCATCGGTTACATGAGCCAAAAGTTTTCGATGTACGACGATTTGACCATCAAGGAAAACATCACTTTTTTTGGTGGGATTTATGGTTTGAGTAGAATTCAAATCAAGGAAAAAACTACGCAGTTGGTAACCCAATTGGGACTAGAAAATTCAGTTGATAAACTGGTTGGTTCCTTGCCTTTGGGTTGGAAACAGAAATTGTCTTTCTCGGTTGCCTTGTTGCACGAACCGAAAATAGTGTTTCTGGACGAACCAACTGGCGGAGTCGATCCCATTACGAGAAGGCAATTTTGGGAAATGATTTATGCCGAAGCACACAAAGGAACCACCATTTTCGTGACCACGCATTATATGGACGAAGCCGAATATTGCGACCGCGTTTCCATTATGGTTGAAGGAAGCATTGAAGCACTTGACACTCCAAAGAACTTGAAAAAGCAATACAATGTGGCGTCAATGAATGAGGTGTTCTTGAAGTTGGCGAGAAATGTGGAATAG
- a CDS encoding ABC transporter permease, translated as MKRFIGFVTKEFYHIFRDKRTMFILFGMPIAQIMLFGFAITNEINNVNIAILDKSKDSETQKIINKISASKYFNIEQDIVNENQIESVFKKGKIKAVLVFETDFGENLQTLKHAKVQVITDATDPNIANTIANYVNAILQNYTQEINKNNKPSHLIQTQTQLYYNPELKSVFNFVPGVMTIILMLVSAMMTSISITREKELGTMEVLLVSPLKPFQVIIGKVFPYIFLSIINATIILLLGFFVFKMPVEGNLFLLAFESVLFITTALSLGILISTVSNSQQTAMMLSLMGLMLPVIILSGFIFPISSMPIPLQIISNIVPAKWFIIIIKAILLKGATINVIWKETLILVGMTVFFLVISVKKYKIRLE; from the coding sequence ATGAAAAGATTCATCGGTTTTGTAACAAAAGAATTCTATCACATTTTTCGTGACAAGCGGACTATGTTTATACTTTTCGGGATGCCCATTGCCCAAATTATGTTGTTTGGTTTTGCCATTACCAACGAAATCAACAACGTGAACATTGCCATTTTGGACAAATCCAAGGATAGTGAAACGCAGAAAATAATCAACAAAATCAGTGCTTCCAAGTATTTTAACATCGAACAGGATATTGTCAATGAAAACCAAATCGAAAGCGTTTTCAAAAAAGGAAAAATAAAAGCCGTCTTGGTATTTGAGACTGATTTTGGTGAAAACTTGCAAACACTCAAACACGCCAAAGTGCAAGTGATTACGGATGCCACCGACCCGAATATTGCCAACACGATTGCGAATTATGTCAACGCCATTTTGCAGAATTACACCCAGGAAATCAATAAAAACAACAAACCCAGTCATCTTATACAAACGCAAACCCAATTGTATTACAATCCCGAATTGAAGAGTGTTTTCAACTTTGTTCCCGGTGTTATGACTATTATTTTGATGTTGGTTTCGGCAATGATGACCTCTATTTCGATTACGAGAGAAAAGGAATTGGGCACGATGGAAGTCTTGTTGGTTTCGCCATTAAAACCCTTTCAAGTCATTATTGGCAAGGTGTTTCCGTATATTTTTCTGTCTATCATCAATGCCACGATTATTTTGCTTTTGGGATTTTTTGTGTTCAAGATGCCTGTTGAAGGCAACCTGTTTTTATTGGCATTCGAAAGTGTTTTGTTTATCACGACAGCACTTTCGTTGGGCATCTTAATCTCGACGGTTTCCAATTCGCAACAAACCGCAATGATGCTGTCCTTGATGGGATTGATGCTGCCAGTAATCATCCTTTCGGGATTTATTTTTCCCATTTCGAGTATGCCGATACCCTTGCAAATCATCAGCAACATTGTGCCTGCCAAATGGTTTATCATCATCATCAAAGCCATTTTATTGAAAGGAGCAACAATAAACGTGATTTGGAAAGAAACCTTGATTCTGGTTGGAATGACGGTGTTTTTCTTGGTAATAAGCGTCAAAAAATATAAAATAAGGTTGGAATAG